A section of the Longimicrobium sp. genome encodes:
- the gntD gene encoding guanitoxin biosynthesis L-enduracididine beta-hydroxylase GntD: MSTVLTPPAEAGEILRDVQVPAVAPGPGRIVLAADEVEEIRELLAGLTRRYSTPEDPRFLEEADIAAHDLPVRVRRELRAFRLHEPDSALLVVSGWPVDQERIGRTPAHWKVKEPENRTLEEEMLLVLLGSLLGDVIGWSTQQDGRMVHDILPIKGHEQEQLGSGSEVLLTWHVEDAFHPYRGDYIGLMCLRNPDRVPTTFAPVRKARVTPEEFRLLSEPHFVIRPDESHLPKNRGAGPVNPLIERAYTKIMRMKDSPERIPVLFGDPSAPYLRMDPYFMDPADDPRAQAALDAVVGRMDRALEDQVLEPGDICFIDNFQGVHGRKPFRARFDGTDRWLKRINIARDLRKSRDAREAAGSRLLY; the protein is encoded by the coding sequence ATGTCGACCGTCCTGACCCCCCCGGCCGAGGCCGGCGAGATCCTCAGAGACGTACAGGTCCCCGCGGTCGCGCCGGGTCCGGGCCGGATCGTGCTGGCCGCGGACGAGGTGGAGGAGATCCGCGAGCTGCTGGCCGGCCTGACCCGGCGGTACTCCACCCCGGAGGACCCCCGGTTCCTGGAAGAGGCCGACATCGCCGCCCACGACCTCCCCGTGCGCGTGCGCAGGGAGCTGCGCGCCTTCCGCCTGCACGAGCCGGACTCGGCGCTCCTCGTCGTCTCGGGGTGGCCGGTGGACCAGGAGCGGATCGGCCGCACCCCGGCGCACTGGAAGGTGAAGGAGCCGGAGAACCGCACGCTGGAGGAGGAGATGCTCCTGGTGCTCTTGGGCTCGCTCCTGGGCGACGTGATCGGGTGGAGCACGCAGCAGGACGGGCGGATGGTGCACGACATCCTCCCGATCAAGGGGCACGAGCAGGAGCAGCTGGGAAGCGGGAGCGAGGTGCTGCTGACCTGGCACGTGGAGGACGCCTTCCACCCCTACCGCGGCGACTACATCGGGCTGATGTGCCTGCGCAACCCCGACCGCGTCCCCACCACCTTCGCGCCGGTGAGGAAGGCGCGGGTCACCCCCGAGGAGTTCCGCCTCCTCTCCGAGCCGCACTTCGTCATCCGCCCCGACGAGAGCCACCTTCCCAAGAACCGGGGGGCCGGCCCGGTGAACCCGCTGATCGAGCGCGCCTACACCAAGATCATGCGGATGAAGGACTCGCCCGAGCGCATCCCCGTCCTCTTCGGCGACCCGTCCGCGCCCTACCTGCGGATGGACCCCTACTTCATGGACCCGGCCGACGACCCCCGGGCGCAGGCGGCGCTGGACGCGGTGGTGGGGCGGATGGACCGGGCGCTGGAGGACCAGGTGCTGGAGCCGGGAGACATCTGCTTCATCGACAACTTCCAGGGGGTGCACGGGCGCAAGCCGTTCCGCGCCCGCTTCGACGGCACCGACCGCTGGCTGAAGCGCATCAACATCGCCCGCGACCTGCGCAAGTCCCGCGACGCGCGCGAGGCCGCCGGCTCGCGGCTCCTGTACTGA
- a CDS encoding cyclic peptide export ABC transporter — protein MKLLAFLLRNSPRTVVVAMVAGVVSGLAHTGLLALINRALHEPPTTALIRTFVAVLLVLPLLRIASTYVLTLLGQRAVMRLRLQLARAILDAPLARLEELGAHRLLATINDDASAIVVALRMVPAVLADLAIVVGGLAYLWWLSLPVFLIFLACLVVGVATYQYPLAKGAAYQRKVRAEADRLWVDLRGLIDGMKELKLHTGRREALLKRMDETGDRARRLNLRAVLCFHAAAGWGQVLVFGMIGVILFARPGGGTLDAEALTGYVLVILYLTGPIEGLLNSVAGLNGARVAMDRVKEVGVSLEEAAPAPAADAALLPLPHEGQSLELVDVAHRYGGQEGESPFVLGPLALRVRPGELVFVTGGNGSGKTTLAKVLAGLYAPAAGEVRIGGRVVTDENRREFLDRFSVVFSDFFLFDSLLGLEAEGLDERAREWLQKLQLDDKVRVEDGRFSTTALSRGQRKRLALLTAYLEDRPIYIFDEWAADQDPQFKEVFYRELLPELAARGKAVVVISHDDRYYHLAHRVVKLDYGRIVPVERAGEVALPGLAVLPAAAG, from the coding sequence ATGAAGCTGCTCGCGTTCCTGCTGCGCAACTCGCCGCGCACCGTGGTGGTGGCCATGGTGGCGGGCGTCGTCAGCGGCCTCGCCCACACGGGGCTGCTGGCGCTGATCAACCGCGCCCTGCACGAGCCCCCCACCACCGCGCTGATCCGGACGTTCGTGGCGGTGCTGCTCGTCCTCCCGCTCCTGCGCATCGCCTCCACGTACGTGCTGACGCTGCTGGGGCAGCGCGCCGTGATGCGCCTGCGCCTGCAGCTCGCGCGCGCCATCCTGGACGCGCCGCTGGCGCGGCTGGAGGAGCTGGGGGCCCACCGGCTCCTGGCCACCATCAACGACGACGCCAGCGCCATCGTGGTGGCGCTGCGCATGGTCCCCGCGGTCCTGGCCGACCTGGCCATCGTGGTGGGCGGGCTGGCGTACCTGTGGTGGCTGTCGCTCCCCGTCTTCCTGATCTTCCTGGCGTGCCTGGTGGTGGGGGTGGCCACCTACCAGTACCCGCTGGCAAAGGGGGCCGCGTACCAGCGGAAGGTGCGCGCCGAGGCGGACCGGCTGTGGGTGGACCTGCGCGGGCTGATCGACGGGATGAAGGAGCTGAAGCTGCACACGGGGCGGCGCGAGGCGCTGCTCAAGCGGATGGACGAGACGGGAGACCGGGCGCGGCGGCTGAACCTGCGGGCGGTCCTCTGCTTCCACGCGGCGGCCGGGTGGGGGCAGGTGCTGGTCTTCGGGATGATCGGGGTGATCCTCTTCGCGCGCCCCGGCGGCGGGACGCTGGACGCGGAGGCGCTCACCGGGTACGTGCTGGTGATCCTCTACCTGACCGGCCCGATCGAGGGGCTGCTGAACAGCGTCGCCGGGCTGAACGGGGCGCGGGTGGCCATGGACCGGGTGAAGGAGGTGGGCGTCTCGCTGGAGGAGGCCGCCCCCGCCCCGGCCGCCGACGCGGCGCTCCTCCCCCTCCCGCACGAGGGGCAGTCGCTGGAGCTGGTGGACGTGGCGCACCGCTACGGCGGGCAGGAGGGCGAGAGCCCGTTCGTCCTGGGGCCGCTGGCGCTGCGGGTGCGGCCCGGGGAGCTGGTGTTCGTCACCGGCGGCAACGGGAGCGGGAAGACCACGCTGGCCAAGGTGCTGGCGGGGCTGTACGCCCCCGCCGCCGGCGAGGTGCGCATCGGCGGGCGGGTGGTGACCGACGAGAACCGGCGCGAGTTCCTGGACCGCTTCTCGGTGGTGTTCTCGGATTTCTTCCTCTTCGACTCGCTGCTGGGGCTGGAGGCCGAGGGGCTGGACGAGCGCGCGCGGGAGTGGCTGCAGAAGCTCCAGCTGGACGACAAGGTGCGGGTGGAGGACGGCCGCTTCTCCACCACGGCGCTCTCGCGCGGGCAGCGCAAGCGGCTGGCGCTGCTCACCGCGTACCTGGAGGACCGCCCCATCTACATCTTCGACGAGTGGGCGGCGGACCAGGACCCGCAGTTCAAGGAGGTCTTCTACCGCGAGCTCCTCCCCGAGCTGGCCGCCCGGGGGAAGGCGGTGGTGGTGATCAGCCACGACGACCGCTACTACCACCTGGCGCACCGCGTGGTGAAGCTGGACTACGGGCGCATCGTCCCCGTGGAGCGCGCCGGCGAGGTGGCGCTCCCGGGGCTGGCCGTCCTCCCGGCCGCGGCGGGGTAG
- a CDS encoding amino acid adenylation domain-containing protein: protein MPVRGPRDAATLGELLRWRAERTPDRLAYTFLVDGEEAEARLTYGELDRRARAVAARLQEMDAAGERALLLYPPGIDYIAGFFGCLYAGVVAVPVYPPRANRTLERLEAIAADARPALALAAPELLRAADGLVGDTPALAAVRWMATADLPDALADEWAPRPLDEGVPAFLQYTSGSTSTPRGVMLSHGNLLHNLGLIHAFFGHSEESRVVVWLPPYHDMGLIGGILQPFYGGYPAVLMPPVAFLQRPLRWLQAVSRHRGTTSGGPNFAYELCVQKIGPEERAGLDLGCWEIAFNGAEPVRAETMDAFAEAFAPCGFRREAFYPCYGLAESTLIVTGSRPGAGYRARRMDAEALAAHRVADAAPGAPGARTLVGSGRGAAGQRLAIVDPETGVPCAADRVGEIWVAGPSVARGYWARPEKTAEVFGARLAGTGEGPFLRTGDLGFLADDGELFVTGRIKDLVIIRGRNHYPHDLEAAAGGSHPALQPGKGAAFALDDGGEERLVVLHEVRRQAMRAALDDVPGAVRRALALEHGVRVHAVGLLPPGAIPRTSSGKTQRVACRESFVAGEFPFLLLDVLDGAAEAAPAGGAGGRELTRELLEAAEAGERREMATAWLEECLLRSAGIRVAPEDRNQPLAALGIDSLGAAALASALETELGVRVSPARVLEADGVEQLALEVLAALLLPPPADEEGNREPAGEAGLPSFAQERLWLLDRLRSGDPSYVVAGAVELRGRLDAEALRRALDESARRHDALRLRFSAEGGRVMARVAEAGPVPFETVDLGALEAGERRRTARALAAALAREPFDLEAGPLLRARLLRLGAELHRLVLATHHAACDGWSAGVLLREIAALYGAFAAGGPSPFSAPAPRVLEAAARRRAALTPERAARQVDYWRARLAGAAPLELPADRPRPAAPAPDGALHRFGLCPALAGRLRALGRAEGATLFTVLLAAFQALLARHAGQDDVVVGSPAAGRDAPELRDALGCWINPLALRTDLSGAPTVREAVRRARATLLGALEHADVPFERLVEELRPERGPGRHPWFGVLFAFHAGTLAPAALPGLQLRPRLIDNGTSKYDLSLHAGERPDGGVWAALEYAAALFDRATAARMAGQLRRLLEGMAAAPDAPLAEIGMMGEPERRRVLAEWNATERNYPSACIHQLFAAQAARTPDAVAVESGGRALTYAELDCRANRVARALRRLGVGPDVPVGVCVERGVELPAAVLGVLKAGGAYVPLDPSYPLERLEYMLADSGARVLVTESGLPLAGERPGVETLLLDRDAEWPAAGGGADPESGAGPANLAYVIYTSGSTGRPKGVMNPHGAVVNLLAAFAADLALAADDVLLAVTPLSFDIAALELFLPLAVGAKVVVAPRETVADGRRLAALLASSGATAMQATPSGWQLLLDGGWKGDARLKALCGGEALAPELAAELARRAGAAWNVYGPTETTVWSTAARLDASGGRVTIGAPLANTRVYVLDGAMRPVPAGVPGTLYIGGHGVARGYWRRPALTAARFLPDPFGEPGGRLYDTGDRVRWLGGGTLQFLGRADEQVKVRGHRVEPGEVEAALRAHPGVHQAAVAARDDGAGTRLVAYVTRKGAGFDPAGLRRFLRERLPEPMVPADFVELEALPRTPSGKLDRRALPAPPRPEAEGGAAPRTPVEEVLAGIWAELLGVDRVDRGADFFALGGHSLLAGRLVARVQEALGVEVPLRAVFEGTTLEAFARAVREAAEGGEDGARAALVPAGRDGPLPLSSSQERLWFLDRLRPGNAAYHLPGAVRLCGALDEGALRRSMDELVGRHEALRTSFGVAEGRPVQRVHPPRPLELPLVDLSGLDAPAREPEAARIGAAEARSPFDLARAPLLRARLLRLSGSEHVLLLTPHHIVCDGWSLGVLARELGELYAAFVQGRPSPLAPLPLQYADYAVWQRGRLASGALAGQLAHWTERLRAAPGGGGLAPDRPRPAVPSFRGAQHAGMLPAETAAALRRVGREERATPFMVLLAVFQAVLHVRTGGERIVVGTDVASRGDERLDGVVGHFVNQLVLSADLSGNPTFREVLRRAREGTLAAYAHQELPFNTLVEALNPARDAGRNPLFQTMLVLDAAPISLPALPTLAMELVPVPLTAAPFDLSLLVSEEAGGFRCLWRYSTDLFRASTIAALAEQFQAVAAAAAADPDARLDALAARLAAAEAERLGNELERLRTLRLQKFGALQPQEH, encoded by the coding sequence GTGCCCGTGCGCGGGCCGCGCGACGCGGCGACGCTGGGGGAGCTCCTGCGCTGGCGGGCGGAGCGCACCCCCGACCGCCTGGCGTACACCTTCCTGGTGGACGGCGAGGAGGCCGAGGCGCGCCTGACCTACGGCGAGCTGGACCGGCGCGCGCGCGCGGTGGCGGCGCGGCTGCAGGAGATGGACGCCGCCGGGGAGCGGGCCCTCCTCCTGTATCCCCCCGGGATCGACTACATCGCGGGGTTCTTCGGCTGCCTGTACGCGGGGGTGGTGGCGGTCCCGGTGTACCCGCCGCGCGCCAACCGGACGCTGGAGCGGCTGGAGGCGATCGCCGCCGACGCGCGCCCGGCGCTGGCGCTGGCCGCGCCGGAGCTGCTGCGCGCCGCCGACGGGCTGGTGGGAGACACCCCGGCGCTCGCGGCGGTGCGGTGGATGGCCACGGCCGACCTCCCGGACGCCCTGGCCGACGAGTGGGCGCCCCGGCCGCTGGACGAGGGGGTCCCCGCCTTCCTGCAGTACACCTCGGGGTCCACCTCCACGCCGCGCGGGGTGATGCTCTCGCACGGCAACCTGCTGCACAACCTGGGGCTGATCCACGCCTTCTTCGGGCACTCCGAGGAGTCGCGGGTGGTGGTCTGGCTCCCGCCGTACCACGACATGGGGCTGATCGGCGGGATCCTGCAGCCCTTCTACGGCGGGTACCCGGCGGTGCTGATGCCGCCGGTCGCCTTCCTGCAGCGGCCGCTGCGCTGGCTGCAGGCGGTCTCGCGCCACCGCGGCACCACCAGCGGCGGGCCGAACTTCGCCTACGAGCTGTGCGTGCAGAAGATCGGGCCCGAGGAGCGCGCGGGGCTCGACCTGGGGTGCTGGGAGATCGCCTTCAACGGCGCCGAGCCGGTGCGGGCGGAGACCATGGACGCCTTCGCCGAGGCGTTCGCGCCCTGCGGCTTCCGGCGCGAGGCGTTCTACCCCTGCTACGGCCTGGCCGAGTCCACGCTGATCGTCACCGGGAGCCGGCCGGGCGCGGGGTACCGCGCGCGGCGGATGGACGCCGAGGCGCTGGCCGCGCACCGCGTGGCCGACGCGGCCCCCGGCGCGCCGGGCGCGCGGACGCTGGTGGGGAGCGGGCGGGGCGCGGCCGGGCAGCGGCTCGCCATCGTCGACCCCGAGACGGGGGTGCCCTGCGCGGCGGACCGGGTGGGGGAGATCTGGGTGGCCGGGCCCAGCGTGGCGCGCGGCTACTGGGCGAGGCCCGAGAAGACGGCGGAGGTGTTCGGGGCCCGCCTGGCCGGCACCGGCGAGGGGCCCTTCCTGCGCACGGGCGACCTGGGGTTCCTGGCCGACGACGGCGAGCTGTTCGTCACCGGGCGGATCAAGGACCTGGTGATCATCCGCGGGCGCAACCACTACCCGCACGACCTGGAGGCCGCGGCCGGCGGCAGCCACCCCGCGCTGCAGCCCGGCAAGGGCGCCGCCTTCGCGCTGGACGACGGCGGCGAGGAGCGGCTGGTGGTGCTGCACGAGGTGCGGCGCCAGGCGATGCGCGCGGCGCTGGACGACGTCCCCGGCGCGGTGCGGCGGGCGCTGGCGCTGGAGCACGGGGTGCGGGTGCACGCGGTGGGGCTCCTCCCGCCGGGCGCCATCCCCCGCACCTCCAGCGGCAAGACGCAGCGCGTGGCCTGCCGCGAGAGCTTCGTGGCCGGCGAGTTCCCCTTCCTCCTCCTCGACGTCCTGGACGGCGCGGCCGAGGCGGCCCCGGCGGGCGGCGCGGGTGGGCGGGAGCTCACCCGCGAGCTGCTGGAGGCGGCGGAGGCGGGGGAGCGGCGGGAGATGGCGACCGCCTGGCTGGAGGAGTGCCTCCTCCGCTCCGCCGGGATCCGCGTCGCGCCCGAGGATCGGAACCAGCCGCTGGCGGCGCTGGGGATCGACTCGCTGGGCGCGGCGGCGCTGGCCTCCGCGCTGGAAACGGAGCTGGGGGTGCGCGTCTCCCCCGCGCGCGTCCTGGAAGCCGACGGGGTGGAGCAGCTCGCGCTCGAGGTCCTGGCGGCGCTCCTCCTCCCGCCCCCGGCCGACGAGGAGGGCAATCGGGAGCCGGCGGGCGAGGCGGGGCTTCCCTCCTTCGCGCAGGAGCGGCTCTGGCTGCTGGACCGGCTGCGGTCGGGAGACCCGTCGTACGTGGTGGCCGGCGCGGTGGAGCTGCGCGGCCGGCTGGACGCGGAGGCGCTCCGGCGGGCGCTGGACGAGTCGGCGCGGCGCCACGACGCGCTGCGCCTGCGCTTCTCGGCCGAGGGCGGGCGGGTGATGGCGCGCGTGGCGGAGGCCGGGCCCGTCCCCTTCGAGACCGTCGACCTGGGCGCGCTGGAGGCCGGCGAGCGGCGGCGGACCGCCCGCGCCCTGGCGGCCGCGCTCGCGCGCGAGCCGTTCGACCTGGAGGCCGGCCCACTCCTGCGCGCGCGGCTCCTCCGCCTGGGCGCGGAGCTGCACCGCCTGGTGCTGGCGACGCACCACGCGGCGTGCGACGGGTGGTCGGCCGGGGTGCTGCTGCGCGAGATCGCGGCGCTGTACGGGGCGTTCGCGGCGGGCGGCCCCTCGCCCTTCTCCGCCCCGGCCCCGCGGGTGCTGGAGGCGGCGGCCCGGCGGCGCGCGGCGCTCACCCCCGAGCGGGCGGCGCGGCAGGTGGACTACTGGCGCGCCCGGCTGGCCGGCGCCGCGCCCCTCGAGCTGCCCGCCGACCGCCCGCGCCCCGCGGCCCCGGCGCCGGACGGCGCGCTCCACCGCTTCGGGCTCTGTCCGGCGCTCGCCGGGCGGCTGCGGGCGCTGGGGCGGGCCGAGGGCGCCACGCTCTTCACCGTGCTCCTCGCCGCCTTCCAGGCGCTGCTGGCGCGCCACGCGGGCCAGGACGACGTGGTGGTCGGCTCGCCCGCCGCCGGGCGCGACGCGCCGGAGCTGCGCGACGCGCTGGGGTGCTGGATCAACCCGCTGGCGCTGCGCACCGACCTGTCGGGGGCGCCAACCGTGCGCGAGGCGGTGCGGCGGGCGCGGGCCACGCTGCTGGGCGCGCTGGAGCACGCCGACGTCCCGTTCGAGCGGCTGGTGGAGGAGCTCCGGCCGGAGCGCGGCCCCGGGCGCCACCCCTGGTTCGGGGTGCTCTTCGCCTTCCACGCCGGGACGCTGGCGCCCGCCGCCCTCCCCGGCCTGCAGCTCCGCCCGCGGCTGATCGACAACGGCACCTCCAAGTACGACCTGAGCCTGCACGCGGGCGAGCGCCCGGACGGCGGGGTGTGGGCGGCGCTGGAGTACGCCGCCGCCCTCTTCGACCGGGCGACGGCGGCGCGGATGGCCGGGCAGCTCAGGCGGCTGCTGGAGGGGATGGCCGCCGCGCCCGACGCGCCGCTGGCGGAGATCGGGATGATGGGCGAGCCGGAGCGGCGGCGCGTGCTGGCGGAGTGGAACGCCACCGAGCGGAACTATCCGTCCGCCTGCATCCACCAGCTCTTCGCAGCGCAGGCCGCGCGCACGCCGGACGCGGTGGCGGTGGAGTCCGGCGGGCGCGCGCTCACCTACGCGGAGCTGGACTGCCGGGCGAACCGGGTGGCGCGCGCGCTCCGCCGCCTGGGCGTGGGGCCCGACGTGCCGGTGGGCGTCTGCGTGGAGCGCGGGGTGGAGCTGCCGGCGGCGGTGCTGGGGGTGCTGAAGGCGGGCGGCGCGTACGTGCCGCTGGATCCCTCCTACCCGCTCGAGCGGCTGGAGTACATGCTGGCCGACTCGGGGGCGCGGGTGCTGGTGACGGAGTCCGGGCTTCCCCTCGCCGGGGAGCGCCCCGGGGTGGAGACCCTCCTCCTGGACCGCGACGCGGAGTGGCCGGCGGCCGGCGGCGGCGCCGACCCGGAGTCCGGCGCGGGGCCGGCGAACCTCGCGTACGTCATCTACACCTCCGGCTCCACCGGGCGCCCCAAGGGGGTGATGAACCCGCACGGCGCCGTGGTAAACCTCCTCGCCGCCTTCGCCGCCGACCTCGCCCTGGCGGCGGACGACGTCCTGCTGGCGGTGACCCCGCTCTCCTTCGACATCGCCGCGCTGGAGCTGTTCCTCCCGCTCGCGGTCGGCGCGAAGGTGGTGGTCGCGCCGCGCGAGACGGTGGCGGACGGCCGGCGGCTGGCGGCGCTCCTCGCGTCGTCCGGGGCCACGGCGATGCAGGCCACGCCCTCGGGGTGGCAGCTGCTGCTGGACGGCGGCTGGAAGGGCGACGCGAGGCTGAAGGCGCTCTGCGGCGGCGAGGCGCTGGCGCCGGAGCTGGCGGCGGAGCTGGCGCGCCGCGCGGGCGCCGCGTGGAACGTCTACGGGCCCACGGAGACGACCGTCTGGTCGACGGCGGCGCGGCTGGACGCCTCCGGCGGGCGGGTGACGATCGGCGCGCCGCTGGCGAACACGCGGGTCTACGTCCTCGACGGGGCGATGCGTCCCGTCCCCGCCGGCGTCCCCGGGACGCTGTACATCGGCGGCCACGGGGTGGCGCGGGGGTACTGGCGCCGCCCCGCGCTCACCGCCGCGCGCTTCCTCCCCGACCCGTTCGGCGAGCCCGGCGGGCGGCTGTACGACACCGGCGACCGCGTCCGCTGGCTGGGCGGCGGGACGCTGCAGTTCCTGGGGCGCGCCGACGAGCAGGTGAAGGTGCGCGGCCACCGCGTCGAGCCGGGCGAGGTGGAGGCGGCGCTGCGCGCCCACCCCGGCGTGCACCAGGCCGCGGTGGCGGCGCGCGACGACGGCGCGGGGACGCGGCTGGTGGCGTACGTGACGCGCAAGGGCGCCGGCTTCGACCCCGCCGGGCTGCGCCGCTTCCTCCGCGAGCGCCTCCCCGAGCCGATGGTCCCCGCCGACTTCGTGGAGCTCGAGGCGCTGCCGCGCACGCCCAGCGGCAAGCTCGACCGCCGCGCCCTCCCCGCGCCCCCGCGCCCGGAGGCGGAGGGCGGCGCCGCGCCCCGCACGCCGGTGGAGGAGGTGCTGGCCGGGATCTGGGCGGAGCTGCTGGGGGTCGACCGGGTGGACCGCGGCGCGGACTTCTTCGCGCTCGGCGGGCACTCGCTCCTGGCCGGGCGGCTGGTGGCGCGGGTGCAGGAGGCGCTCGGGGTGGAGGTTCCCCTGCGCGCGGTCTTCGAGGGGACAACGCTGGAGGCGTTCGCCCGCGCGGTGCGCGAGGCGGCGGAGGGCGGCGAGGACGGGGCGCGGGCGGCGCTGGTGCCGGCCGGGCGCGACGGCCCGCTCCCGCTCTCCTCGTCGCAGGAGCGGCTCTGGTTCCTGGACCGGCTGCGGCCGGGGAACGCGGCCTACCACCTCCCCGGGGCGGTGCGGCTGTGCGGCGCGCTGGACGAGGGCGCGCTCAGGCGCAGCATGGACGAGCTGGTGGGGCGGCACGAGGCGCTGCGCACCTCCTTCGGCGTGGCGGAAGGGCGCCCCGTGCAGCGCGTGCACCCGCCCCGGCCGCTGGAGCTTCCCCTGGTGGACCTCTCCGGGCTGGACGCCCCCGCCCGCGAGCCCGAGGCCGCGCGCATCGGCGCCGCCGAGGCGCGGAGCCCCTTCGACCTGGCGCGCGCGCCGCTGCTGCGCGCGCGTCTGCTCCGCCTCTCCGGGAGCGAGCACGTCCTCCTCCTCACCCCGCACCACATCGTCTGCGACGGCTGGTCGCTGGGGGTGCTGGCGCGCGAGCTGGGGGAGCTGTACGCGGCCTTCGTCCAGGGGCGCCCGTCGCCGCTGGCGCCGCTCCCCCTCCAGTACGCGGACTACGCGGTGTGGCAGCGCGGGCGGCTGGCCTCCGGCGCGCTGGCCGGGCAGCTGGCGCACTGGACGGAGCGGCTGCGCGCCGCCCCCGGCGGCGGGGGGCTCGCCCCCGACCGGCCGCGCCCCGCCGTCCCCTCCTTCCGCGGCGCGCAGCACGCCGGGATGCTCCCCGCCGAGACGGCCGCGGCGCTGCGCCGGGTGGGGCGCGAGGAGCGGGCGACCCCCTTCATGGTGCTCCTGGCCGTCTTCCAGGCGGTGCTGCACGTCCGCACGGGGGGCGAGCGGATCGTGGTGGGGACCGACGTGGCCAGCCGCGGCGACGAGCGGCTGGACGGGGTGGTGGGCCACTTCGTCAACCAGCTGGTCCTCTCCGCCGACCTGTCGGGGAACCCCACCTTCCGCGAGGTGCTGCGGCGCGCGCGGGAGGGCACGCTGGCGGCGTACGCGCACCAGGAGCTGCCGTTCAACACCCTGGTCGAGGCGCTCAACCCCGCGCGCGACGCGGGGCGCAACCCCCTCTTCCAGACCATGCTGGTGCTGGACGCGGCGCCGATCTCCCTTCCCGCGCTCCCCACGCTGGCGATGGAGCTGGTCCCGGTGCCGCTCACCGCCGCGCCGTTCGACCTGTCGCTCCTGGTCTCGGAGGAGGCGGGCGGCTTCCGCTGCCTGTGGCGCTACAGCACCGACCTCTTCCGGGCGTCCACCATCGCCGCGCTGGCGGAGCAGTTCCAGGCCGTCGCCGCGGCGGCCGCCGCCGACCCCGACGCGCGCCTGGACGCCCTGGCCGCGCGCCTGGCGGCCGCCGAGGCCGAGCGGCTGGGAAACGAGCTGGAGCGGCTGCGCACGCTCCGCCTGCAGAAGTTCGGCGCGCTGCAGCCGCAGGAGCACTGA